From the genome of Streptomyces sp. SID8374:
CGCGTATTTGTTCGATCGTTTCGTTTCTCTGATGGAGGGCCAGCGTGCCTAAGCGCTCCGATATCCAGTCCGTCCTGGTCATCGGCTCGGGTCCGATCGTCATCGGCCAGGCCGCCGAGTTCGACTATTCCGGTACCCAGGCCTGCCGCGTCCTGAAGGCGGAGGGGTTGCGGGTCATTCTGGTGAACTCCAACCCGGCCACGATCATGACCGACCCCGAGATCGCCGATGCCACCTATGTGGAGCCGATCACCCCGGAGTTCGTCGAGAAGATCATCGCGAAGGAGCGCCCTGACGCCCTCCTGCCCACCCTGGGCGGCCAGACCGCGCTGAACACGGCGATCTCCATGCACGAGCAGGGGGTGCTGGAGAAGTACGGTGTCGAACTGATCGGCGCGAATGTGGAGGCGATCAACAAGGGCGAGGACCGCGACCTGTTCAAGGGCGTTGTCGAGGCGGTGAAGGCGAAGATCGGCTACGGCGAGTCCGCCCGCTCGGTGATCTGCCACTCCATGGACGACGTCATCAAGGGCGTTGACACCCTCGGCGGCTACCCCGTCGTCGTGCGCCCCTCCTTCACCATGGGCGGCGCGGGTTCCGGGTTCGCCCACGACGAGGAGGAGCTGCGCCGTATCGCCGGCCAGGGCCTCACCTTGTCTCCGACCACTGAGGTGCTCCTGGAGGAGTCGATTCTGGGGTGGAAGGAGTATGAGCTGGAGCTGATGCGGGACAAGAACGACAATGTCGTGGTCGTCTGTTCCATCGAGAACTTCGACCCCATGGGCGTGCACACCGGCGACTCCATCACCGTCGCCCCGGCGATGACGCTGACCGACCGCGAGTACCAGCGGCTCCGCGATGTGGGGATTGCGATCATCCGCGAGGTGGGTGTCGACACCGGTGGGTGCAACATCCAGTTCGCCATCGACCCGGTGGATGGGCGGGTCATCGTGATCGAGATGAACCCGCGGGTTTCCCGCTCCTCGGCGCTGGCGTCGAAGGCGACGGGTTTCCCGATCGCCAAGATCGCCGCGAAGCTGGCGGTGGGGTACACGCTGGATGAGATTCCGAACGACATCACGGAGAAGACCCCGGCGTCGTTCGAGCCGACTCTCGACTATGTGGTGGTGAAGGCTCCGCGGTTCGCGTTCGAGAAGTTCCCCTCCGCCGACTCGACCCTGACGACGACGATGAAGTCGGTGGGGGAGGCGATGGCGATCGGCCGGAACTTCACCGAAGCCCTCCAGAAAGCGCTGCGCTCGCTGGAGAAGAAGGGCTCCCAGTTCGCCTTCACCGGCCCCACCGGGGACAAGAAGGAGTTGCTGGAAGAGGCCGTACGCCCCACGGACGGTCGGATCAACACCGTCATGCAGGCGATCCGGGCCGGTGCGACGCAGGAGGAGGTTTTCGAGGCGACGAAGATCGACCCGTGGTTCGTGGATCAGCTTTTCCTGGTCAAGGAGTACGCGGACGAGCTGGCCGCTGCGGACAAGCTGGAGCCTGAGCTGCTGGCGGAGGCGAAGCGGCACGGGTTCTCCGACGCCCAGATCGGTGAGATCCGGGGTCTGCGCGAGGATGTGGTGCGCGAGGTGCGGCATGCGCTGGGGATTCGGCCGGTGTACAAGACGGTGGATACGTGTGCGGCGGAGTTCGCGGCGAAGACGCCGTACTTCTACTCCTCCTACGACGAGGAGTCCGAGGTCGCCCCCCGCACCAAGCCCGCGGTGATCATTCTGGGGTCGGGGCCGAACCGGATCGGGCAGGGCATCGAGTTCGACTACTCCTGCGTCCACGCCTCCTTCGCGCTGTCGGATGCGGGGTACGAGACGGTGATGGTCAACTGCAACCCGGAGACGGTCTCCACGGACTACGACACCTCCGACCGGCTCTACTTCGAGCCGCTCACCCTGGAGGACGTCCTGGAGATCGTCCAC
Proteins encoded in this window:
- the carB gene encoding carbamoyl-phosphate synthase large subunit, coding for MPKRSDIQSVLVIGSGPIVIGQAAEFDYSGTQACRVLKAEGLRVILVNSNPATIMTDPEIADATYVEPITPEFVEKIIAKERPDALLPTLGGQTALNTAISMHEQGVLEKYGVELIGANVEAINKGEDRDLFKGVVEAVKAKIGYGESARSVICHSMDDVIKGVDTLGGYPVVVRPSFTMGGAGSGFAHDEEELRRIAGQGLTLSPTTEVLLEESILGWKEYELELMRDKNDNVVVVCSIENFDPMGVHTGDSITVAPAMTLTDREYQRLRDVGIAIIREVGVDTGGCNIQFAIDPVDGRVIVIEMNPRVSRSSALASKATGFPIAKIAAKLAVGYTLDEIPNDITEKTPASFEPTLDYVVVKAPRFAFEKFPSADSTLTTTMKSVGEAMAIGRNFTEALQKALRSLEKKGSQFAFTGPTGDKKELLEEAVRPTDGRINTVMQAIRAGATQEEVFEATKIDPWFVDQLFLVKEYADELAAADKLEPELLAEAKRHGFSDAQIGEIRGLREDVVREVRHALGIRPVYKTVDTCAAEFAAKTPYFYSSYDEESEVAPRTKPAVIILGSGPNRIGQGIEFDYSCVHASFALSDAGYETVMVNCNPETVSTDYDTSDRLYFEPLTLEDVLEIVHAESLAGPIAGVIVQLGGQTPLGLAQALKDNGVPVVGTSPEAIHAAEDRGAFGQVLAEAGLPAPKHGTATTFAGAKAIADEIGYPVLVRPSYVLGGRGMEIVYDEARLASYISESTEISPTRPVLVDRFLDDAIEIDVDALYDGTELYLGGVMEHIEEAGIHSGDSACALPPITLGGFDIKRLRASTEAIARGVGVRGLINIQFALSGDILYVLEANPRASRTVPFTSKATAVPLAKAAARISLGATVADLRTEGLLPKTGDGGTLPLDAPISVKEAVMPWSRFRDIHGRGVDTVLGPEMRSTGEVMGIDSVFGTAYAKSQAGAYGPLPTSGRAFISVANRDKRSMIFPARELVAHGFELMATSGTAEVLKRNGINATIVRKQSEGEGPSGEKTIVQLIHDGQVDLIVNTPYGTGGRLDGYEIRTAAVARSVPCLTTVQALAAAVQGIDALNGGDVGVRSLQEHAEQLTAIVLRDQLELAGIEVSKATETASRPRAVPIM